The Candidatus Saccharibacteria bacterium genome has a segment encoding these proteins:
- a CDS encoding PEGA domain-containing protein, which translates to MLGHQPSFRHFLYTAVANIATLIFVVIGTILIVALAQGYRYDVASGEVSLSGLLRVESRPVTAEVFIDGQSTDERTSYKETIPEGSYNVELVADGYRTWQKDVQIRGGLVEWLRYPRLIPETLVAESVLAQPATQELSFSPDGQFAVRGTAQELALLDLTNPSAQQQPINLTVGPDSSIQSILWNSNGSAALIVIAGEQPSFVIFEPESLKVTDVTKVLSSFTPVALLEDQIIGRRGANDLWAVPINGETVSPLAASATAFSTSQNYTVWVEDGVISLWDGEQIVAIEDVIRYPRLIPETLVAESVLAQPATQELSFSPDGQFAVRGTAQELALLDLTNPSAQQQPINLTVGPDSSIQSILWNSNGSAALIVIAGEQPSFVIFEPESLKVTDVTKVLSSFTPVALLEDQIIGRRGANDLWAVPINGETVSPLAASATAFSTSQNYTVWVEDGVISLWDGEQIVAIEDVIEATPTEIDIFEFESKQYIAGMTDEGGFIIRDVLGKQSVRDLPAATDYIEASRNGHYALFETTTGYNTVDLDQNTVHQFTFDQEAANIRWADDFSLLAEVGEAHVLLEFDGGNQEVVTTALDASDVVLSQSGRSAYVVSEIAGSNSTVLDQISLIVQDN; encoded by the coding sequence ATGCTAGGACATCAACCATCATTCCGGCACTTTTTATATACTGCCGTGGCAAATATTGCCACGCTTATTTTTGTTGTGATCGGAACTATTCTAATTGTGGCTTTAGCGCAAGGCTACCGCTACGATGTCGCCAGTGGCGAAGTGTCGTTGTCGGGGTTGTTGCGAGTTGAGTCTCGTCCCGTTACGGCTGAGGTTTTTATAGACGGCCAATCAACCGATGAACGCACATCATACAAAGAAACAATCCCTGAGGGCTCGTATAATGTGGAGCTTGTAGCTGATGGCTATCGAACATGGCAAAAAGACGTACAAATTCGAGGTGGACTTGTGGAGTGGCTTCGGTACCCACGGTTGATACCAGAAACACTTGTAGCAGAATCTGTCTTAGCTCAGCCAGCAACGCAAGAACTAAGCTTTAGCCCGGATGGCCAGTTTGCCGTGCGCGGAACTGCTCAGGAGCTTGCCTTGCTTGACTTAACTAATCCATCAGCACAACAACAGCCAATTAACTTAACTGTCGGGCCAGATAGCAGCATCCAATCAATACTGTGGAATTCAAATGGCTCGGCTGCGCTGATTGTGATTGCTGGCGAGCAACCGTCGTTTGTCATTTTTGAGCCAGAAAGCTTAAAAGTAACCGATGTCACCAAGGTGCTGTCGAGCTTTACGCCTGTAGCTTTGCTTGAAGATCAAATTATTGGACGACGAGGAGCAAATGACTTGTGGGCAGTTCCAATAAATGGTGAAACTGTTAGTCCACTTGCAGCGAGCGCAACAGCCTTTAGTACCAGCCAAAATTACACAGTTTGGGTTGAAGATGGCGTTATATCACTGTGGGATGGTGAGCAGATTGTTGCCATCGAAGATGTAATTCGGTACCCACGGTTGATACCAGAAACACTTGTAGCAGAATCTGTCTTAGCTCAGCCAGCAACGCAAGAACTAAGCTTTAGCCCGGATGGCCAGTTTGCCGTGCGCGGAACTGCTCAGGAGCTTGCCTTGCTTGACTTAACTAATCCATCAGCACAACAACAGCCAATTAACTTAACTGTCGGGCCAGATAGCAGCATCCAATCAATACTGTGGAATTCAAATGGCTCGGCTGCGCTGATTGTGATTGCTGGCGAGCAACCGTCGTTTGTCATTTTTGAGCCAGAAAGCTTAAAAGTAACCGATGTCACCAAGGTGCTGTCGAGCTTTACGCCTGTAGCTTTGCTTGAAGATCAAATTATTGGACGACGAGGAGCAAATGACTTGTGGGCAGTTCCAATAAATGGTGAAACTGTTAGTCCACTTGCAGCGAGCGCAACAGCCTTTAGTACCAGCCAAAATTACACAGTTTGGGTTGAAGATGGCGTTATATCACTGTGGGATGGTGAGCAGATTGTTGCCATCGAAGATGTAATTGAAGCTACCCCGACAGAAATTGATATTTTTGAATTTGAAAGTAAACAATACATAGCTGGGATGACTGACGAAGGCGGCTTTATTATTCGCGATGTTCTTGGTAAACAATCGGTGCGTGACTTGCCGGCCGCCACTGACTATATTGAGGCCTCAAGAAATGGCCACTATGCTCTGTTCGAAACAACTACCGGCTATAACACTGTTGACCTAGATCAAAACACCGTTCATCAGTTTACGTTTGACCAAGAGGCTGCAAACATCCGCTGGGCAGACGATTTTTCGCTTCTAGCAGAGGTTGGTGAGGCCCATGTCCTACTCGAATTCGACGGCGGCAACCAAGAAGTTGTAACTACAGCGTTGGATGCTTCTGATGTTGTTTTGTCTCAGTCTGGCCGGTCAGCCTACGTGGTGTCAGAAATTGCTGGATCAAACTCTACCGTACTCGACCAAATTAGCCTCATCGTTCAAGACAATTAA
- the xth gene encoding exodeoxyribonuclease III, whose product MHIFSWNVNGIRAVLRKDMFDPFFSTYDPDILCIQETKAQPEQVSLQIPGYQQVWNSAERKGYSGTLILSKETPKQVIPNIPLEITQKYGGTQDEYGDTNKEGRAIAAEYDQFWLATVYTPNAKDDLSRIPMRYKHWDPSFLEFMLQLEADKPVIFCGDLNVAHKPIDLARPKQNEGKKGFTKEEREGFEHFLDAGFVDTFRKFDDRPEQYSWWSAWGGARDRNVGWRIDYFLASKRLEDRLTSAKIHQNVMGSDHCPVSIELN is encoded by the coding sequence TTGCATATATTTTCTTGGAACGTTAACGGCATTAGAGCTGTGCTACGAAAAGATATGTTTGATCCGTTTTTTAGTACATATGACCCGGACATTTTGTGTATTCAAGAAACCAAAGCTCAACCAGAGCAAGTGAGTTTGCAAATTCCTGGCTACCAACAAGTATGGAATTCGGCAGAACGTAAAGGTTACAGCGGAACCTTAATACTTAGTAAAGAAACTCCAAAACAGGTTATACCGAATATTCCATTAGAAATTACTCAAAAATACGGCGGCACCCAAGACGAGTACGGCGACACCAACAAGGAGGGGAGAGCAATAGCAGCCGAATACGACCAGTTTTGGCTTGCTACTGTCTATACGCCAAACGCTAAAGACGATTTAAGCCGAATACCAATGCGCTATAAACATTGGGACCCATCGTTTTTAGAATTCATGCTGCAGCTCGAAGCCGACAAGCCGGTTATATTTTGCGGTGACTTAAACGTCGCTCATAAACCAATTGATTTAGCTCGGCCAAAGCAAAACGAAGGCAAAAAAGGCTTTACTAAAGAAGAACGCGAAGGCTTTGAGCACTTCTTAGATGCGGGCTTTGTCGATACCTTCCGAAAATTCGATGACCGACCAGAACAATACAGCTGGTGGAGTGCATGGGGCGGAGCACGCGATCGAAACGTAGGCTGGCGGATTGATTATTTCCTGGCAAGCAAGCGACTTGAAGATAGACTTACTTCGGCAAAAATTCACCAGAATGTCATGGGTAGCGATCATTGTCCAGTTAGCATAGAGTTAAACTAA
- a CDS encoding glycosyltransferase, whose protein sequence is MNKPDISIVIPTYNEAARIQDTLKRTDSYLQRQSFTYEIIVCDAHSPDGTADIVKAMQKKLTSVRLVDAGARIGKGNNVKVGLEHASGRFHIFMDADLATPLHHIQTAYDYLQAGADVVIAERDLRKIHSGYREYLSLLSNYLIQFLVAPGVSDTQCGFKGFSAKASAICTQYQSILGWGFDFEYLLIARRNKLRLATFTIGDWFDPKSKEEGLVGDNTLLASFKTLQELFKIKVKDLQGAYRKK, encoded by the coding sequence ATGAATAAGCCAGATATTTCGATTGTAATTCCAACTTACAACGAAGCCGCACGAATACAGGACACCTTAAAAAGAACCGACTCATACCTACAGCGGCAATCGTTTACGTACGAAATTATAGTGTGCGATGCACATAGTCCGGATGGAACTGCCGATATAGTTAAAGCCATGCAGAAAAAACTCACCAGCGTCCGACTGGTAGATGCTGGCGCAAGAATCGGCAAAGGCAACAATGTGAAAGTTGGGCTCGAGCATGCCAGCGGCAGGTTCCATATATTTATGGACGCCGACTTAGCCACTCCCCTGCACCATATACAAACAGCCTACGACTATCTGCAGGCTGGTGCGGACGTAGTTATTGCCGAGCGTGATCTTCGTAAAATTCATTCTGGCTACAGAGAGTATTTATCGCTACTCAGCAACTACCTTATTCAGTTTTTAGTTGCACCAGGAGTGTCAGACACCCAGTGTGGCTTTAAAGGTTTTAGCGCCAAAGCCAGTGCTATTTGTACGCAATATCAAAGTATTTTGGGATGGGGTTTTGATTTTGAATATTTGTTAATTGCCCGACGCAACAAACTGCGTCTCGCGACATTCACTATCGGAGACTGGTTTGATCCTAAGTCGAAAGAAGAAGGCTTAGTTGGCGACAATACACTGCTAGCGTCGTTTAAAACACTTCAAGAGCTTTTTAAAATTAAAGTAAAGGACCTGCAAGGTGCGTACCGAAAAAAGTAG
- a CDS encoding HAD-IB family hydrolase, translating into MNKFAVFDIDGTLFRSGLYRELVFELDRVGAIPKSVRQAYEDKKQAWHDRTHGNAFREFEQAMVDALNAIIPSIDVQAYDAAAKLIVKAQKNNVYFYTRTMVQKLKERGYYLIAISGSQIELIEQFAPFYGFDHWVGQEYERNNGVFTGSIFETHTNKDRLLKKLIEEKDLTLADSYGFGDSSGDISMLELVENPIAFNPDKPLAKHAQTSGWDIVVERKNNTYSLRNDGDGYVLADVIYN; encoded by the coding sequence ATGAACAAGTTTGCGGTTTTTGATATCGACGGGACGCTCTTTAGGAGCGGACTATATAGAGAGTTAGTTTTTGAACTGGATAGAGTAGGGGCTATTCCGAAGTCTGTCCGCCAAGCCTATGAAGATAAAAAACAAGCTTGGCACGACCGGACGCACGGCAATGCATTTCGAGAATTTGAACAAGCGATGGTTGACGCCTTAAACGCAATAATTCCGTCAATTGATGTCCAGGCTTACGATGCAGCCGCAAAGTTAATTGTTAAAGCTCAAAAAAACAATGTGTATTTCTATACACGGACCATGGTGCAAAAACTAAAAGAGCGCGGCTATTACCTAATCGCCATCTCGGGTTCGCAAATTGAACTAATTGAGCAGTTTGCTCCGTTTTATGGATTTGACCACTGGGTTGGTCAAGAATACGAAAGAAACAACGGTGTTTTCACTGGTAGTATTTTCGAAACCCACACCAACAAAGACCGGCTACTGAAAAAACTTATTGAAGAAAAAGACCTCACCCTAGCGGACAGCTATGGCTTTGGGGATTCTAGTGGCGATATTTCCATGCTCGAACTTGTAGAAAATCCAATAGCATTCAACCCCGACAAACCTCTGGCTAAACATGCTCAAACAAGCGGCTGGGACATTGTGGTGGAGAGAAAAAATAATACCTATAGTTTAAGAAATGATGGAGACGGCTATGTCTTGGCAGACGTTATCTACAACTAG
- a CDS encoding glycoside hydrolase family 1 protein produces the protein MSKKLKFPDGFLWGAATSAHQIEGGQHNDWTEWEPTVSKRLAREAPARLKELVYNWADVRDEAKDPNNYISAKATDHFTRYKEDIKNLSKLGLNSFAFSIEWSRIEPEPGIFNHEAMQHYVDVVDTCLEHGVAPVITLHHFTNPVWFAGWHERHAPTAFEKYAQYVFDAIGAKAKYWITINEPSAVIFMRYLKGDVWPAWPKAENNIFRALFAYRNMVRAHRRSYNYMKAQKPSVKVGFVHGWVEFINKGKVVSKLLTQFISWINNKAIHRPIHKHIDFVALHYYLAADVKVGLSWPSKWVSQYGQHSQLKTQKGWQVYPEGIQTAISSLHSHYGLPIFVTENGISDSSDTYRQQFIAQHLKHIHGAIESGAEVTGYLYWSLLDNFEWSEGYWEKFGLFAVDPKTKERSARGSAKWYGQVAKNNFLEIDS, from the coding sequence ATGAGTAAAAAGTTGAAATTTCCAGACGGTTTTTTGTGGGGTGCGGCAACCAGCGCTCATCAAATAGAAGGTGGCCAGCATAATGACTGGACAGAATGGGAGCCAACTGTTTCTAAACGATTGGCGCGCGAAGCCCCAGCGCGGCTGAAAGAACTTGTTTATAACTGGGCTGATGTACGTGACGAAGCCAAAGACCCAAACAACTATATTTCGGCAAAAGCAACCGACCACTTTACTCGCTATAAAGAAGACATTAAAAATTTAAGCAAGCTTGGCTTAAACAGTTTTGCGTTTTCTATTGAATGGTCACGAATCGAACCAGAACCAGGAATTTTCAACCACGAAGCAATGCAGCATTATGTTGACGTCGTCGACACCTGTCTTGAGCATGGCGTAGCGCCGGTAATTACACTGCATCATTTTACTAATCCAGTATGGTTCGCTGGCTGGCACGAACGACATGCACCAACAGCATTCGAAAAATATGCACAGTACGTTTTTGACGCAATTGGCGCTAAGGCTAAGTATTGGATAACCATAAACGAACCAAGCGCAGTTATTTTTATGCGCTATTTAAAGGGTGACGTCTGGCCGGCTTGGCCTAAGGCCGAAAACAACATTTTTAGAGCTTTATTTGCGTATCGAAACATGGTTCGAGCTCACCGACGCTCCTACAACTACATGAAAGCCCAAAAACCATCTGTTAAGGTTGGCTTTGTGCATGGCTGGGTGGAGTTTATTAATAAAGGTAAGGTCGTATCTAAACTGCTTACTCAATTTATTTCTTGGATTAATAACAAAGCAATTCATAGGCCCATACACAAACATATCGACTTCGTAGCCCTGCACTACTATTTGGCAGCTGATGTAAAAGTTGGTTTATCGTGGCCGTCAAAGTGGGTCAGTCAGTACGGTCAACATAGTCAGTTAAAGACTCAAAAGGGTTGGCAGGTTTATCCTGAGGGTATTCAAACGGCAATCTCCTCTTTGCATTCTCATTACGGCTTACCGATTTTTGTCACAGAAAACGGTATTTCAGATAGCTCTGACACCTACCGCCAACAATTTATTGCTCAACACCTAAAACATATTCATGGTGCAATCGAATCTGGCGCAGAGGTTACGGGGTACCTGTATTGGTCGTTATTAGATAATTTTGAGTGGAGCGAGGGATACTGGGAAAAGTTTGGCTTATTTGCAGTTGACCCTAAGACTAAAGAGCGTTCAGCACGGGGCAGTGCGAAGTGGTATGGGCAGGTTGCTAAAAATAACTTTTTAGAAATTGATTCTTAA
- a CDS encoding glycosyltransferase family 2 protein, whose protein sequence is MSAHTDLNLPRWQVRMLEVIPGLLSWGFLIGIFVLSIVSVEAASYVIVGYAMLWLFKIFGYSHRLVRGYSLMRVLQDFDWNARLKDLKNPNKALDALHKELESTKQKAALLNYKKVLLKARDNSQILDPKDVVHAVIVPTYNEDGAITEATIESILKNNYDTKKILLVIAYEERGPQHVHKSSQAIVKKYKSRFLDAWAVIHPDGMPGEAKAKAGNINYAGRKVAAWAADNKIEAENVIVTTLDADNRPAPTYFAYLTYIYCISEDRVKKSYQPMALFFNNIWDAPAMTRVIATNNSFWLLMEAMRPQRLRNFSSHAQSLQALKDTNFWNEKSIVEDGHQYWRTYFTYDGKYSVVPLYTAIYQDAVLAKTTRKTFSEQFKQIQRWAWGTSDTPYVMVKMYRSRVIPWHEKFVKLFRQIEGYFSWATAPIVLAFAGFLPLLFSPDSGTSIVAVQLPTLVSRVQTIALIGLLGPIIATMLALPPRPKRVPLTRRISMYLQWVLIPVTMIGFGSIPALNAQTRLMFGKYLESFAVTDKFRKDKPTDQKF, encoded by the coding sequence ATGTCAGCTCACACAGACCTTAATCTTCCCCGTTGGCAAGTTCGAATGTTAGAGGTTATTCCTGGGCTGCTAAGCTGGGGATTTTTAATCGGTATTTTTGTATTAAGCATTGTTTCAGTTGAGGCAGCTTCGTACGTAATCGTTGGGTATGCAATGTTATGGCTGTTTAAGATATTCGGCTACAGCCACCGCCTTGTTCGAGGCTACAGCTTAATGAGGGTATTGCAGGATTTCGACTGGAACGCCCGTCTTAAAGATTTAAAAAATCCTAATAAGGCTCTTGATGCACTGCATAAAGAGCTGGAGTCAACTAAACAAAAAGCTGCACTGCTCAATTATAAAAAAGTATTGTTAAAAGCCCGCGACAATAGCCAAATTTTAGACCCTAAAGACGTTGTGCACGCCGTGATTGTTCCAACCTATAACGAGGACGGAGCAATTACCGAAGCAACAATCGAATCAATTCTAAAAAACAACTACGACACTAAAAAGATACTGCTCGTTATCGCCTATGAAGAGCGTGGACCGCAGCATGTGCATAAAAGCTCTCAGGCAATAGTTAAAAAATATAAAAGCCGCTTTTTAGATGCCTGGGCAGTTATTCACCCAGACGGAATGCCAGGCGAAGCAAAAGCTAAAGCCGGTAACATTAATTATGCTGGTAGAAAAGTAGCTGCATGGGCAGCTGACAATAAAATCGAAGCAGAAAACGTTATTGTTACGACGCTCGACGCAGACAACCGCCCTGCCCCAACCTACTTTGCCTATCTAACGTACATATATTGTATTAGCGAAGACAGAGTTAAAAAATCTTATCAACCGATGGCGCTGTTTTTTAATAACATCTGGGATGCGCCAGCTATGACCCGCGTTATTGCCACCAACAATAGTTTTTGGCTGCTTATGGAAGCAATGCGACCACAGCGGCTACGAAACTTTTCTTCACACGCGCAAAGCCTACAAGCGCTAAAAGACACTAACTTCTGGAATGAAAAATCAATTGTTGAGGATGGTCATCAGTATTGGCGCACCTATTTTACCTACGACGGCAAATATTCGGTCGTTCCACTGTACACTGCAATTTATCAAGATGCCGTTTTAGCTAAAACTACACGTAAAACGTTTAGCGAACAGTTCAAACAAATTCAGCGTTGGGCGTGGGGCACGTCTGACACGCCGTATGTAATGGTAAAAATGTATCGCAGCCGGGTCATACCCTGGCACGAAAAGTTTGTGAAGTTATTTAGGCAAATTGAGGGCTACTTTTCGTGGGCCACGGCGCCAATCGTGCTGGCATTTGCTGGCTTTTTACCACTGTTATTTAGTCCTGACTCTGGCACGAGTATCGTTGCTGTACAGCTCCCTACTCTTGTTAGTCGTGTTCAGACTATCGCTCTTATCGGACTACTTGGTCCAATCATTGCTACGATGCTCGCCTTGCCGCCACGTCCTAAGCGAGTGCCACTGACGCGGCGAATTAGTATGTATCTGCAATGGGTATTGATTCCCGTTACCATGATCGGTTTTGGAAGTATCCCGGCGCTGAACGCTCAAACCCGACTGATGTTCGGTAAATATCTAGAGAGTTTTGCGGTTACCGACAAGTTCAGAAAAGACAAACCAACAGACCAAAAGTTTTAA
- a CDS encoding GtrA family protein — MGSIPTRATMWTRMTISKKLGHHKKQFSLFAVVGIFNTFFDFTTYNILIFIFGFAAVVANVFSASLAMMVSFVLNKKYVFSDISRKNTKHQFALFVVITAIGIYVIQSSLIAILTAESLVFHDVFIRINSLLPQVFDDQFVVVNGAKAVATVGSLLWNYVMYAKFVFNK; from the coding sequence GTGGGTTCGATTCCCACCCGCGCCACCATGTGGACAAGGATGACTATTTCAAAAAAACTCGGACATCATAAAAAGCAATTTTCACTTTTTGCTGTGGTTGGTATATTTAATACCTTTTTTGACTTTACCACCTATAATATTTTGATTTTTATTTTTGGCTTCGCGGCCGTAGTAGCGAATGTCTTTTCTGCTTCGTTGGCAATGATGGTTAGTTTCGTGTTGAATAAAAAATACGTTTTTTCTGATATTTCTCGCAAAAACACCAAGCATCAATTTGCCTTATTTGTAGTCATAACTGCCATTGGTATCTATGTAATACAAAGTTCTTTAATAGCCATACTCACCGCCGAATCGTTGGTTTTTCACGATGTTTTCATTCGCATAAATTCATTGCTACCACAAGTATTCGACGACCAATTTGTCGTTGTTAATGGCGCAAAAGCTGTGGCTACAGTCGGCTCATTACTATGGAATTATGTTATGTACGCTAAATTCGTGTTTAATAAGTAG
- a CDS encoding UMP kinase yields MSKTQYKRVLLKLSGEQFEGSRDHGIDPEFLNWLSQEIKQAKETGAEIIIVVGGGNMVRGAAFEKNGIERTAADYMGMLATLINGVAITNTLEANGMHARLMTRLRTESVAEPYIHRRAVRHLEKGRIVVIGGGTGNPYVTTDTASVQAAVELHCDAVLKATKVDGVYDKDPAQHDDAIKHDTLTHSQALKSDTIRVMDKPALAMATDNNLPIVVFDLLREGNIKRVIEGESVGTVIAGS; encoded by the coding sequence ATGTCAAAAACACAGTACAAAAGAGTTTTATTAAAGCTATCTGGCGAACAATTTGAAGGCAGTCGCGATCACGGCATTGACCCAGAATTTTTAAATTGGCTAAGTCAAGAAATCAAACAGGCTAAAGAAACTGGCGCAGAAATTATTATTGTCGTTGGTGGTGGCAATATGGTTCGTGGTGCAGCCTTTGAGAAAAACGGCATTGAGCGAACCGCCGCTGACTACATGGGCATGTTGGCCACACTTATTAACGGGGTTGCAATAACAAATACGCTCGAGGCAAATGGTATGCATGCTCGGTTAATGACTCGCTTGCGCACCGAAAGTGTAGCCGAGCCGTACATTCACCGCCGTGCTGTCAGGCACTTAGAAAAAGGCCGGATTGTAGTAATTGGCGGCGGCACTGGAAACCCGTACGTAACTACTGACACCGCTAGCGTACAGGCAGCCGTAGAACTACACTGCGATGCAGTTTTAAAAGCTACAAAAGTAGACGGGGTGTACGACAAGGACCCCGCCCAGCATGACGACGCTATAAAACACGACACACTCACCCATTCGCAGGCGCTAAAGTCCGACACTATTCGGGTAATGGATAAACCAGCTCTCGCCATGGCGACAGACAATAATCTTCCAATTGTAGTGTTTGACCTCTTGCGTGAAGGCAACATAAAACGTGTTATTGAGGGCGAGTCAGTCGGCACGGTAATAGCAGGCTCGTAG
- a CDS encoding sortase: MRHKLTQVVPQTLLCTKKHNYYTIFLLNLNNMDRHNNPYLGNSSNSNPPKDDPDQNSELAANLVRAKLASLYGDDSQPQPAAQPQPEPQQPVVEQPTPEPAVFRPYQSTQTQASTHQSPHQNDSSHKDFQTFKIPHGNTHSPATGMLYEREQSLQQSIDHVDHVAQPDHELPPPNTHFELPQAQSAFTLPQVSTPRPQTSRPHVEPPVPQPSIQQPVVNEDQFAAPTISQQLNPEGQMHSAATSRDSAIKNFTKQAEKLRATKKDKLKFWKRQRHKTPTQKKNPMYKTAIITALVLVLYNNQLISGQINYYISPGDAVVSPQIIDPSANNTVGAEPEVIIPKINVQVPTVYGVETRNDDVIQDYLEQGVVHYARTALPGQVGNTVILGHSSNSFWNGGQHKNAFSLLDRLEIGDTYMIHFEGKRYVYEIFNKEVIEPTEFRVVSQETNGLPISTLITCTPPGTSWKRLVIQAEQISPDPLEAEEADIELTPEDQEIIGGNTRSLWDNLRDWLFD; this comes from the coding sequence ATGCGCCATAAACTAACTCAGGTTGTGCCTCAAACATTACTCTGTACAAAAAAACATAATTATTATACAATATTTTTGTTAAACTTAAACAACATGGATAGACACAATAACCCGTATTTAGGCAATTCTAGCAACAGCAATCCGCCTAAAGACGACCCCGACCAGAACAGTGAACTTGCCGCCAATTTAGTCCGCGCAAAATTGGCGTCTTTATATGGTGATGATTCTCAGCCACAGCCAGCCGCTCAACCACAACCAGAGCCACAGCAACCGGTGGTAGAACAGCCAACGCCTGAACCAGCAGTATTTCGACCGTACCAATCGACCCAAACCCAGGCCAGCACGCACCAATCACCGCACCAAAACGACAGCAGCCACAAAGACTTCCAAACATTTAAAATTCCGCACGGCAATACGCACAGCCCAGCTACCGGCATGTTATACGAACGAGAACAATCGCTGCAGCAATCTATAGATCATGTTGATCATGTTGCTCAGCCAGACCACGAACTACCGCCACCGAATACTCATTTTGAGTTACCGCAGGCTCAATCTGCATTTACGCTGCCTCAAGTATCCACGCCACGTCCTCAAACCAGCCGGCCGCACGTAGAGCCACCAGTGCCGCAACCAAGCATTCAGCAACCCGTCGTTAATGAGGATCAGTTTGCTGCACCAACTATTTCGCAGCAGCTTAATCCCGAAGGTCAGATGCATTCTGCCGCTACATCACGAGACAGTGCGATTAAGAACTTCACAAAACAGGCCGAAAAGCTGCGCGCAACTAAAAAAGACAAACTTAAATTTTGGAAACGACAACGACACAAAACTCCAACCCAAAAAAAGAATCCAATGTACAAAACTGCAATTATTACTGCACTTGTGTTGGTGCTGTACAACAACCAGCTAATTTCAGGCCAAATTAACTACTACATTAGCCCGGGTGATGCAGTGGTTTCTCCGCAAATTATCGATCCCTCAGCTAATAACACTGTCGGGGCAGAACCGGAAGTTATAATTCCAAAAATCAATGTCCAAGTGCCTACTGTATATGGGGTAGAAACCCGTAACGATGATGTGATTCAAGACTATCTAGAACAGGGTGTGGTGCACTACGCTAGAACAGCGTTGCCCGGCCAAGTTGGTAATACTGTAATCTTAGGCCACTCGTCAAACAGCTTCTGGAACGGCGGACAACACAAAAATGCGTTTTCACTCCTTGACCGCTTAGAAATCGGCGACACCTACATGATCCATTTCGAGGGTAAGCGCTATGTCTATGAAATTTTTAACAAAGAAGTTATTGAACCGACAGAATTTAGGGTAGTTAGCCAAGAAACAAACGGGCTACCGATTTCAACCCTCATTACTTGTACGCCGCCAGGGACCAGTTGGAAGCGTCTTGTTATCCAGGCCGAACAAATTAGCCCCGACCCCCTAGAAGCAGAAGAAGCAGATATCGAACTAACCCCTGAAGACCAAGAAATTATTGGCGGCAATACGCGGTCGCTATGGGACAACTTACGCGACTGGCTATTTGATTAA